From the genome of Thermogutta terrifontis, one region includes:
- a CDS encoding alpha/beta hydrolase: protein MAERSDFSVDTTWLTRDGIRLVGRLWEPRNFLPRARIFGLHGILEHCGRYEWFASQLTARGYSLEMIDLRGHGRSEGPRVSVRDFDQYLEDLDDVNQQLREVGRAPDFLFGHSMGAGLVILWCATRRPPVRGAILSAPPVTIAVRIPRWLIGLGRFLVRVFPEIRLVQLKTARRFGQHAVSRDPAVLKALREDPLVYRGRFPLRTGLGLIDLQEKLQQVAINFETPFILLQGTGDKLSSASGAQLFYERAAAADKTLRLYDGLYHEVLSEPEKDLVIAEVLRWLDAHSTEPSPARDQPP from the coding sequence GGGAACCACGCAACTTCTTACCTCGCGCCCGCATTTTCGGGCTGCACGGAATTCTTGAACACTGCGGCAGGTATGAGTGGTTTGCCAGCCAGTTAACGGCTCGCGGCTACAGTCTGGAAATGATCGATCTGCGGGGACACGGACGCTCGGAAGGTCCGCGGGTCAGCGTCCGCGATTTTGATCAGTATCTTGAGGACCTGGACGACGTCAACCAGCAACTCCGCGAGGTCGGCCGGGCACCGGATTTTCTCTTTGGACACAGCATGGGGGCCGGGCTAGTGATCCTCTGGTGTGCCACCCGACGCCCACCCGTTAGAGGCGCTATTCTCAGTGCTCCGCCTGTGACAATAGCAGTCCGCATCCCGCGATGGCTGATCGGGCTGGGACGATTTCTTGTGAGAGTCTTTCCGGAAATTCGCCTCGTTCAGTTAAAAACGGCGCGGCGTTTCGGTCAGCATGCCGTGTCGCGGGATCCAGCGGTGCTTAAAGCCCTTCGCGAGGATCCTCTCGTTTATCGTGGGCGTTTCCCGCTGCGAACCGGCCTGGGGCTCATCGACCTCCAGGAAAAACTCCAGCAGGTCGCCATCAATTTTGAGACGCCTTTTATTTTGCTCCAGGGCACAGGCGATAAACTTTCTTCCGCGAGTGGTGCTCAACTCTTCTACGAACGCGCAGCCGCTGCCGACAAGACGTTACGGCTATATGATGGGCTCTATCACGAAGTCCTCAGTGAACCGGAGAAAGACCTGGTCATCGCGGAGGTGCTCCGTTGGCTGGATGCCCACTCGACCGAACCGTCGCCGGCGCGCGACCAGCCGCCCTGA